In the Phenylobacterium soli genome, AGATCAACGCGGCCTACGCGAAGTACTGGAAGGGCAAGACCGGCCAGGACATCACCGTCAACCAGAGCCATGGCGGCTCGGGCAAGCAGGCGCGGGCGGTGATCGACGGCCTGCAGGCCGACGTCGTCACCCTGGCGCTGGCGGCCGACATCGACGAGATCGCGGCCCGCGCCAAGCTGCTGCCGGCGAACTGGCAGAGCCGGCTGCCGAACAACTCGACCCCCTACACCTCGACCATCGTGTTCCTGGTGAAGAAGGGAAACCCCTGGAAGGTCCGCGACTGGCCGGACCTCGTCCGCCCCGGCGTCGGGGTGATCACGCCCAATCCGAAGACGTCGGGCGGCGCGCGCTGGAGCTATCTGGCGGCCTACGCATACGGCCTCAAGAAGGGCGGCGACGCTGCGGCCCAGGACTACGTCCGCCGGCTCTACAAGAACGTGCCCGTGCTCGACACCGGCGCGCGCGGCGCCACCACCACCTTCGCCCAGCGCGGCCTCGGCGACGTGCTGCTCTCCTGGGAGAACGAGGCCTATCTGACGATCGACGAGTTCGGCCCGAAGTTCGACATCGTCTATCCGTCGCAATCGATCCTCGCCGAGCCGCCGGTGGCGGTGGTGGACAAAAACGTCCAGCGCCACAACACCCGGTTCCTGGCCGAGGGCTATGTGAACTTCCTCTACAGCCCCATCGCCCAGGACATCATCGGCAAGCACCACTTCCGTCCGCGCGACGCCAAGGCGACGGCGAAGTACGCGGCGAGCTTCCGGCAGATCCCGCTGGTCACCATCGACCAGACCTTCGGCGGCTGGGCCAAGGCCCAGAAGACGCACTTCGCCGATGGAGGCGTGTTCGACCGGATCTACAAGTCGTGACGGACCGGGCCTTCCTCCCCACGCCGGTCCCAGCGGGAGGCGCGGCCGCGAGGCCGCGCCTTTCGGCGTGGAAGGAGCGCTCGATCCTGCCGGGCTTCGGCCTGTCGCTGGGGATCACCCTGGCCTACCTCGGTCTGATCGTCCTGCTGCCGTTGGCCGCCCTCGCCATCCGTCCGTGGGAGCTTGGCCTTTCCGGCGTCTGGCGCACCCTGACCGACGAGCGGGTCGCCGCGGCGCTTCGCCTGTCGTTCGGACTCTCGGCCCTGGCGGCCCTGCTCAACGCACCGCTCGGCCTGCTGATCGCCTGGACGCTGTCGCGCTACGCCTTTCCGGGCCGGCGGCTGCTGGACGCCCTGGTGGACCTGCCCTTC is a window encoding:
- a CDS encoding sulfate ABC transporter substrate-binding protein, producing MSQIDITRRGLVGAGAGGLALGALPGGALAAPALGNTLLNVSYDPTRELYKEINAAYAKYWKGKTGQDITVNQSHGGSGKQARAVIDGLQADVVTLALAADIDEIAARAKLLPANWQSRLPNNSTPYTSTIVFLVKKGNPWKVRDWPDLVRPGVGVITPNPKTSGGARWSYLAAYAYGLKKGGDAAAQDYVRRLYKNVPVLDTGARGATTTFAQRGLGDVLLSWENEAYLTIDEFGPKFDIVYPSQSILAEPPVAVVDKNVQRHNTRFLAEGYVNFLYSPIAQDIIGKHHFRPRDAKATAKYAASFRQIPLVTIDQTFGGWAKAQKTHFADGGVFDRIYKS